Part of the Antechinus flavipes isolate AdamAnt ecotype Samford, QLD, Australia chromosome 2, AdamAnt_v2, whole genome shotgun sequence genome is shown below.
gtttcaatctgcattttaATTTCCTCACTTCTCTGGCAAAAGGTGGACTGCTGGGTTATTGGCCAGTGCTCAGGCTTCCTGCTTGATCCCTGCATTTAGCTGAGTTTCTATAGGATTCCCTTGCATTTTCAACTCACTTTTCTAATAGAGAGTAAGAAAAGGGTGGCTAGCCTTCTGCCAGGGATACTCATTCCCTTTACTTCTTTTCATCCTGGCCACAGGTCAGCACACACTATCCATCCATTTGAACTTTTCAGAATAAAAACTACATAGTTCTCTTCAAAGCAACCATTTGTCGTTgctgttttttaaaaggaatttttgggttattttctccacttttccctttcccatcattccaattttccccaggtcatttccagatttctctcaATGAATTTGTTGGAAAAGCACTTTTGAGCAGTTCTCCTTAAAGGACTAGCTGAGAATCCCCCGCCTCAGGTCTGGCAGATGAGCTCAGAACCCCTGGAAATCTTCACAGGGCCGCTCCAAGCTCTCAGCCGATTCCAACCACCCCCGACACAAAAGCTCTCCCTTTGCCTTTGCGGGCATCTCGACGGCCTCCCTCCCAGCAGGGACCACTTTTGTCTCTGCTGGTCACCAACCTCATTGCTTCAGGAGGCCTCAGCAGTTGCTGCTTTGCCCACATAAAGACAAGGGCCCTCTGAACTCTCACTGTTCTTCCAAGAATGCCCATCACCTCGTGGGAGTCCACTACAACCTCCCATCCCCAGAGTTCTGTTATCTGGGTCAGCAGGCAAAGGGGCAGCCATGTGATGCTGACACACAAGTCCCAACAGGAGGGCAATGTGTCCTGGAGCCACGCTTCTGCAGGAGGGCTCTGGGAACTCTCCAAGGCATCAACCCAACCCCTGCACCCCATGCCCACCCACTCTAGCTGGGCCAAGCCTCCCTTCACCATGAGTCAAGGGCAGAAGTGAGCGCCAGTGCATGACCTCAAGGTCTCCTTACAGAATAGCGGGGTTCCGCCTGGGAGTCCTCAGCACAAACAGGCCCTTCCTCCCAGGACCTTGCTCATCCaactcccttctcctccctgaCCTGCTGCTTTGGCCACCACAACAAATGCtcaagggagagaagggagggagaactgGGTATCCACATTTGTCTAGGGCCAGATTTCTCAAATGGGCTTTAGAAAAAATGGATTCTAAGAAGGCAAGGACGGTTAGGGTCAGGTTGTGGACTCCTCCCCTTCCCAACGACCCAGAACTGACTTCAAGGACAGGAGATACACAAGCTCTTCCACCCAATTTCCAAATGCCTGTGACTTTAATGGAAGGGACCCTTGGGTATGTTTCCATTGTCACCTCCCCTGGGATGGCCAGGCTAGTCCCAGCCAGCCTCCCTGATGTTTTCACTACCCACTAACTATCCACTAGTCTGTGGGTAGCTTCATGAATCTGGGGGAAAACTTACCCTTTATTTAAGCATTTtaggtttcctttgtaatcctacattttatgcatttaaaaatgttattttggaaAGAGGTCTATAGGATTCTCTGGGCTACCAGAGGGGTTTGTGATATCAAGAAGCTCTGCTTGACAATAGCTTTCTTTGAGAATTTCCCTATCAGACAGGAGTAGCTCTGGAGCTGAAAGGGGCCTTAGAGAGGAGGGAACTGAGTCCACAATTGAGTGACCAAGCCCAAGTCATGCCAGTGGTATCAGGTCCCCCAGCACCACATTCAGAGCTCTTTGTGCTGCCTCATGAAAGCCGCCAGTCTTGAAGCTGACTCTCTCTAatacaaggcttcttaaactttttccactcacgacTTCTTTTTGCTCAAGAACTTTTTATGTGGCCCTAGGTATGTAGGTTGATAAAACAGGCAAACAAATTAAGCATTTGTagataaaagtaatttttcataatttcaccCCCTCACTTTGTTatacaaccccatatgggatcacaaccCAGTTTAAGAACCTTTGCACTAACACACCTCCAAAACTACTGACCCAATAACTACCAACACTCTCCCCAACCCAAACAGGTATCTTCCATTCAAGTCAGACCGATGGTCTCATCATTCATCCTATTATCTTTCCTTCAGAATGTTCCTCTTGCCTTCAATGCATTCTCACCTCCCCTGTCTATCCTACCCAGACAGAAGGCCCAGTTCCAGACTCAGCTGCCCCCAAGTTCGCCCTCCCCTTTGGACCCTGCAGCAGGTAGGGTCTTAGGTAGGCTTAGATAACACTTAGATATAGGTGAGCAGATCTGCCATCTCATCTTGCAGGTTTTGCCCCTAGCAATGCTGCTCAAGCTCTTCTCTTATCTTGTTCCCTAATGtgtgaatccaatcattctgggtAGGTTTTAAGGTCCTCAAGGGCAGAGACCATTGATAATGCTTCTGTATCCCAAGAGTACCTAGCAGAGGCTGAGGACATAACAGATGTCCACTGACACCTGGCGACAAACCATTTGCATCTCACTGTAGGTACAAACAGATCTCtggcggcggcggctgctgccAGGGCCACTCGAGTGCCTAGCTGATGGAAGCCACAGCAGTTACATAAAAGAACCTGTGGATGATGAGCCATACTTTTTGTGCTCATACCGGCCTTCCTGGTAGGGTCCACAGAAATCTAGGGAGGGGCCATGTACAGAGAGAACATAACTGTTCTCAATTCTAGGATGAATTCAGCTAAAGCCCTTGAGATTTTGAAAGTCATAGCTAACATGCTGAGCCCTGGTTTTCCTCTATTTATAAGGCAGCCCACtcctttggaaaagaaaggacacCAGTCAAAAGATTGGTCTTTACCCAAAGGGTAAGCTAAGCTAAGTAAGAGGAAGCTAAAATCCCCCAGTACCCTTACTTTCTGGACACCAGGCTTCCCCAACCCTCTATCTGAGAAATCCAAGCCTCTGGGGAATGTCCCCCTCCTCAATTTCAATCAGGcaagtttttaaaatgagcacTTCTATTGTTGGTTGAATGAACTTTCAGTAATTTGGTCAACCATTCCTTTCTTTGCCCATTCAGTGTAAAGATGGGTCTGAAAATCACACTATCTAAGGAAGGGTTGGACAATCTGAGGGTTGTGGCTTAACCCTGGAAAAGAAAAGCCACAAGAACGAGAGAGGAGCACCGTGTTCAGATACCCAAAGGACGGTCCCGTGGCAGACGGAGCAGCCCCACCGGTGTGCGGGTCCAGAGAGCCATTTGTGCCAAGGACTGAGGAATCGGGAAAGCTCCACGGGAGCAAACTTCAGCTGAAGGGAAGGACTTTCTAACCTGGGGAGAGCCATTCCACAACTTCCTTATGAAGTAGGGAGCTCCCTGGCCTGGGAAGAACACAGCAGTACATGGAGAGGGGACCTGTCAGGAgcctggaagacctgagttcaaatatcatcttAGACTCTTCACCATATAATATGCAATCCAGGCCAAGGCACCTACCCTCCCTCAGGGATGGAAAAGGAACATGCCCATGCCTGTGAAATCCCCAACTTAATTAcaatttggagaaaggaagaaagcaataGCTCGAATGACACTGATTTTCTACTTCATTGATCCCCATGTCCCCGTGCTCCTGATCAAGTGAACTATCAGTGTTCTTTTctcaaacaaaagcaatgcaattCTCTTTCATACTTGGGTCCTACATGATCTTACTCCACTGGTACAATTTTATTAAGCAAAGAAGTAAGAGGTTGAAAAGGGCAGACCGCTGTGGACAGTGCTGATTTCCCCACGTGACCACTCAGGGATGAGGCCTCTTGGCCCACAAATCTTGTTCCTGAACCTTCTGGTACGGTCCCCATAGCCGCCACCTCTGGGACTAGAAGTGGGAAGCCAGTGTAAACttcagaggagagggaggagaacaAGACCTTCCCCGTGGGGTAGGGACCAAAAGCAGAATCCCAAGTTTGCCAGCTGGGGAGGTGTGGAGGCCTTCACACAAACTGGGGGCTTCCAGAGAGTGATGCAGAAGGAATGGCGAATAGGGAGGACCCCAGTGTGGGAGTCCTGGGCTCTATTCCTCCATGCAATGGGCTGAATCCCATGCATGGCACTCCTGAACATTCGAGGGCACAGGGAAACCTGTGCAAAGTTGGTGAGGAATTCAATCCTCACCcaaagattttctttctctgtttttcaccATCCCCACCCCTTTTACTTTTCCAAATCTCTTCCTAAAGGGTAGTACAGCTGAATACAAGGACCATTTTGCTGGAGACATGAGAGGGCCACTGTCCTAGGCAATAAGAATGTCTGCCTACCAAGCCAGCCTTCCCTCAGGCCAGAGTTTATCAGGTAGCGCCATATTTGCAGACTTTCAAAGTGAGGCTGCTCCTCTAGGAAAGGATGGTTTGTCATATTCCaattaagtaattaaaaaaacatttactgaatACACGTTAAATGGAGGCACCATGATGGCACCATGGGGCGATAGGGAGGTGGAAGACATGATTTCTGGTTTCAAAGGAGAGAAGCAAGATAAGAGCAGAAACATTGTGTTCCCTGATCTCAAAAGGGGTCTGGGTCCTCAGGCTGTGAAACAAGATATCAACCCAATAGCAGGGGTTCCAATAGCGTTGTGGATCTCTAGCCAAAAATGAGGCTAAAATTAGTTCCTACATGATGCACATAATTCTTTTATCTCAATTTCTCAATCTTCCAAAGTATATAAAACACTGCAATGGACATCAGCCTTTCCACTTTCCATGAAAACAATCCAAACCTCCATTAGAGAACCTGATTTTCTTGCACAGAGGCAGTATTAGGGGAGGGAGGCTGGCGAGGACCACCATTGCAGTCCCATAAGAACCCCCAAAAGAAAGCCAAATGGATCCCTGCTCCTCTGTCCTGGGTGGCTCCTTTGTTCCTGGGAAGGTGTACAACACTCCAGGGTGGCCCCAGATCAGACCTGAGCCTGAGaaggagggagtttcctcatcatCCTGGCTTCTTCCAGATTGCATATGGCCTGGATATGACAGTGCACTCAGGGGCTTAGTCAGGACTCCCCCCAGTACTGGACCCTCCTGTAGAGTCTTTGTCAGTGCACGTGCTTCTTCTCTGTGGAAAACAGGTTGGTGCAGGGGGGCCATTTCTTGGATCAACTCTGGTGTAGCAAGTCCTGTTCCAAAAGGATTTCTTTCACTTTCCCTAAAATCGTACAAACTTCAGCCATGGCCCCCAAACCTGAAGAGCAAAAAAATCCAAAGTAAAATAAGTCTGGGATCCTGCAAAGACTCTTCTAGACTAAGGAGAAGTGACATTCACATATTCTGCCATATACTGGTAGCTTTTAATGAAGCCACATGAGCATCTCCAAACACCAGGACTGGAAAGGGAGCCAAGGGGAGCTCTAGTCCTCAGGCTAATCCCAACAGGTTGCTAACCAGGAAGCCGATGAGGATTATAAATCCTTGCAGAGACCTGCATGGAGCTCTGCCCTGACCATCCCACATCTACCCCCTCCCCATCCCTGGGACTCCCCAAGGACTGGAGGCAGAACAAGCTTCCTGAGACAGAACAAATAGAACAAGTGCCGGGGGTAGGGCCAGAGTGAGGAGCTCTTGAGACCTGACCTTCATCTCCACAGGCAAGTTTCTTAGCCACGCAGGGGATCTCGATGTAGCCAAAGCCCTTCAGCTGCTCCACATGCTGGGCTGTGACAGGATGCTCCCACATGGCGGTGTTCATGGCTGGGCAGAAGAGGAGGGGCTTTGTTCGGTCCCAGGCCCGGATGACTGAAGTCTGTGAGGAAAGGAGACAGATTACCACTGATTCTTGCCATAAGACCTTTGCCTCCAGTCAGGTGCCCATTGATCCCCTACTCAGGCAAAGGTCAGTTCCATTGCCCAGAATGTCTCAGTCTGGCCATATGACACCTGCTAACTAAAGTCCTGCCTCTTCACGGACCCTCTGCTCTCACAGACGGCAGCCCGTGGGCCCAGAACACCTTCTCCTCCTGCCTCTGCTCAGCTAAGCTCCCTCTGTCCTTCAAAGCCTGACTCAAGCCCCACCTTTTCCCTGACGCCGTCCCAAGGGGTGACTACTCCCAGGGAACACTCCTTTTGATCTCCTAATGCTCTTAGGGTTTTTAATCAATCATCTGACGTTCAGTAAATACTGTCTCATACTATTTATTTACTATTACATGAGAGTCATACCTTGTCATCTCCCATGCTTAGTAGCAATCATAACTTATTTACCGGGGCTTCAGAGTCTGCAAAGCATCTTCCTCATGACCACCTGGGAGGCCACACCTATATCCTGCCACAGACTAAAAGGATACCTGAGGCACTGAGAAGTTCTACTACATAGCTAGTAACTAGTTggatcagaatttgaacccataccTCTTGACTCCAAGGATAGAGTTCTTTCCACCGTGTCATActgcctttctctttccattttgcaCAATGCCTTGTTCACAAGATGATATGGGAGTTCAATAATTACCAGGTGATCAGCCACTCCTCCTGCTAATTTTTCCCCTAAGTTTGTCTCCAGTTCTAAAAAGGCTAATTATGGAAAATTGGccttattaataatttaaattatttattattattgttaataaagattaataattaaaaataccattatggaaatgttttacatgactacccATATATAACCGACATAGAATTGCTCAATGAGGGTAGAGGGGTAGGGAAAGAAGgtgagaatctggaactcaaagttttaaaaataaatattttaaattatttttacaagtaAGGGGAGGAAAATatactaagaaaaacaaaaaacaagtggTAACAGGAACTTGTCCCAGGATCCTATTACAGAGCTGGACAGAAACTTGGCAGcatgtggagaaagaaatgtggaGACAGAAATTAGATTCCACAGATAACATgtggcagaggcaggattcaaacccagagcCTTGGAATCCCCTGTCCAGCTCTTCTTCACTGTACTATATTGCCATTCTCTAAAGGCCTCCAGCTAAACCATGAAGGGAACTGCCCTCAGAGAAGCATTCCACCAACTGCAAGCCATACAATTAAAAGCAGGGTGTCTGACAGGCCTCCAGGCCACAGCTAAGGATAGTTAGGAGACAGGAAGGACTCCCAAAGGGAAAATACTCAAGGGAACAGTAGCTTATCTGAGGGAAAGGGAAACTGTGATCACTCCCATTTATTCACATGTTATACTTCATGAAAAATAATTCCCTTAACAACTCTGAAAGGTACCTGATGCAagcaaaaggagaagaaatgaccTGTCCACAATGCCATGGCTAACAAGCAGCAGGAGCTACTCAATGTCTCAAAACTCAGAACTCTCAAGGCCAGGACTGTGCTCAGCAACAcattctgtccactgcaccacataaGGTGATTCCCTATAGGGCCACTGCCAAGTCAAAtaccatttattaagtccttccttatcagacactgtgctaagtgctggggatacaaaaagagtccCTCTCTCAAGGAGCTTTTAATTGAATGTGACTGGGCGCCTATGTGTTGGAGGATCCTGCAGCAGAGGATATCACTACTCTATGGACTGGACAAGATGATTCTGTCCCTGTGACCTGGATTCTGTGACCTGGAGAGGAGGGTCTCTCTGAAGAAGAGAATGCTCCCCTGTCCAGGTAGTGGTCCAGgttcattctttcctccttcagtCCTGACTTCAGGTGCCATAGTGGAATACTGTAGTCTACAAACCCTAGTCCCTGACAGGAAGGCTAACTGTGACATGATAAGGAGGAAGTCCTGCCAGGAGCTGCAGCCAGAGAATGGGAGATTTTATTCAGAGGATGAAGATCAGGCGCACTCTGATCCCTGGTCCTGCTCTTGGAACTCCAAGGTTCCACCCACAAGAAGGGAGAGAACTACCACCTATGGAAGCCTGCCTGAAAAGCCAGCTCAAACACCAGAATTTCCCACTTGTCTCCACCAATAAAACAACTGACAGTTTCAGTTGCATTTCCTCTTGGCTCCCAGCCAAGCTCCTTGTGCAGAACCAGCCTGTGGGCCTGTACAATCCTTTCCATCCGATGGGACGACCCAGCTTTAGGAGCAGCTGCTCAGCCCACACCACTCCTGGACAAGCCTGAGCATCTGCTTTCCCTACTCTCTCTCTGTTAGACCAGAGGCCCCCAGATCTAAACATGTCTCATGATCACAGAGGGCGGAAAGGCAGGAGACTCCCCCCCCACCACATCACATTCTGAATACTTCCTCTCCCCAAATGTGAGGCACCGTGCGGGCTAGTTCAGGGAGAAGGCCCTGCCTTCACAGTGACCCTGAGGGAGTCACTCACTAAGGATTTCGATTAATTTATATAAGTGACATGGAAAGAACTCATTACTACTAATGTAAATGAGGAGATTGAGGGGTATGGAAACAATCTGTGGGCAAAGGGTCTGATCCCCTTACCAAAATATGGGGCTCGATGAACCTAAGCCATCCTAGACGATTCTCGCTGCATCCTGGGACTTTTTCACACACTACCAAAGTTGGAGGGAAGCTCTGAGGCCACGTGGGCCAATTCACAGACAAAGGAGCTTGCCCGCCCGGCCCCCACCCCTAACGAGGGGGCCTCCAGCGCTTGACCGAGTCCTGCCCAGCCTGCCCCTCCTGGGGGCAGCGCTGCCTAAGAACGCCAGGGAAGTCTTTCCAGGACAGCAGTTCCTCTGAACAACTCTTACTTCCTGAAACGGGCATGTCTTTGCCTTGCTCCCCACGCCCACATTCATCAGCagcccctctctttccttccttcccctttctacCGTGCCAAGCTGGCTCTGTGTGACCACAGTCCGGTGGCGAAAGCTTCAATCTAGAGACAGCAGTTGAGTAAGCGCTGAGAGGAAGTAAGCGCCCTTATCTGATCTCTCACAAGTTTTTTCAGACCTCAATCAAGCGGAGATAAAGGAGGAGCCAGAGGCTGGAGAGAAGAGAAGCAAGAAGAAAATGGCCGGGCCAGGCTGCCCACGCTTCTCTCCTAGCTGTCAGGCAGGGGGGCTGCGCCGGCTCCCACACCAAGGCTGGCGCCAATATGGAGAACTCTCAGGGAGGGAAAACCTCCGGGCTCCCTCAGGGTGGGAAACCGGCCCAGGTCGGGAACAGAACAAGTCAACAACTGGATCAGACCATTGATGGCCCCTGTACTTTCACCCTGAAAGAGACAGGATGCTCTGGgcttaaaaaaaacaatgaaatggcATGTCAAGGAAAGTTCTGTAAGATGAGCAAgatgagaggaggaagaagaaggaaaaggaagaggaagtccCAGACAGCCCAGAACAGAGCAAGGAGAAAAGGACAAGGACAGTGGGACCCATAAGATGCCTTTAAGCAGTACCATGCTGTGGGCATATCTGCTCATCAGCAGTTAGTCTATTTATCTTCCTGGACACAAGGGGACATGAGGCAAGAGGCGCCCCCAGTCACGGACCCTCAGGGCCTGGCAGAAAGTGGTGAAGGCCCCACACCACAGGGTGCCGCTGCCAACAACAGAAAGGCGGGCACAGTGGGTCACTCACCAACAAATTGTCACAGATGCCGCTGGCCACCTTTCCCAGCGTGTTGGCATCAAGAGGGGCGACTACCAGCATGTCCGCCCATCTCCGAAGGTCAATGTGCAGGACGGGGTCAGAGAGACTCTTCCACATCTGAAAAGAAGCACATGCTTACTCAAACTCTGCCGGGCGAAGGCCCCGCGATGGGCAGAAAGAACCCAACCTCAGGGAGCTCCCATCTGTGCCCATGTGCAGGGCAGCTGCCTTCACAATCACACACAGGAAGTCTTTGACAGCTGCACCAGAAGGACACAAGCCTGGACCAGATAGACATCCCCTGACCGTTCCTTTGTGGGGGGTGGGCTGATCCAGTGTCTACAGAGGCAGGGGCACCAGAAGCCTTAGAGCACATGTGCTTCACCTGGAGAAGACCTCTGAGGACTCAGATGGGGGAAAATTACCTTTGTTTTCACTTACTGCAAACTAAAATTTAGCATTCCCTTTAATTACAAACACAGGCAACAAACTTCATTCTGAGAAAGGCTCGAGCTTCCCCAGACTACCTGCCAAAGgacctcagaggaaaaaaagcttaagaagcatTGCCTTAAAGAGATGGGCTGGGAACCCAAAAGGGCTTTACCCCACCTTTCTAGTtcctcaaattctgtttttattcttgaagaaacagaattatgttatttcctttgataAAAGGTACCTGAGGCTTCCATTCAATCTTGGATTTACATTATTCATGTGCTAGTGTGGTAAATggcaaaggcaaaagaaaaaacaaaatacttcctGCCCTCCGTGGGGAGCTCCAAATCTGCTGGTTTAAGGTGCTTAGTTCTCTGAGCCActggaagcagaaaaagaaaaagagaacccAAGGACAAGGGAAGGAAGGCCCAGAACCCTGTTCAATGAGGCAACTGCATATTTTGTGAACCAAGTGGAATTTTTCTGggtttaaagattttaaaaactactGGCAGAGCTGCCTACAGCCTAGATACTTTATGACTGATGAATCAGACTGTGGAATTCCCTGCTGCAGGATAttagtgtaatgctggagaaactgaggcaaaatagagattacaGAGTTAAAATAACTTATTGGAGAGTTTGATTAAGTGACTGGATCGGATTCTCGTCTCCAAGTATCCAGTATCGAATGTGGGGTCCCAGAGATTCTTTATAGGGTTTAGTGATTAGGAAGAACAATGACAGGATGGGGGAGGCAGAGTgagcactggacattctgataagttggcaAGGGCTGGAGTCaagatgtctaagatagaaggtctttctccttatcttgaTTAGACATTCAcagtttataaccttagagtagctagccctaagttatatcagtaTTAATGGTTAGGAGTGGGAATGTTGCAAccaagcagaacaattcagggaaattgagatagaacaattaagggaaactgaggtagaacaatcaAAGGAAATTATGGCATAACATTAGAATCCTGAAAGCGGGATGGGGGAAATAATTGGATAGGCTCATGATAGTGAAGACAGTTCTAAGTGATGTGGACAAAGAGCACAAATTGAGCTCCTTGGTGCTTTCAACAACCAAGATAAGGATAAAGGGCCTCAGTCTCAGGCCAGGGGCAAAGACCCTGTACCTGGAAACAGAGAGTGATTTCTGGGTTTTCAGCTGCTGGAAATAGTTTCCATGTTTCTTTTGCATGAGAGGTTCTGACCACTGCCACATGTCTGG
Proteins encoded:
- the PPCDC gene encoding phosphopantothenoylcysteine decarboxylase isoform X1, with protein sequence MMSRTCGSPGPDAGAACSESVPESGTAISSLKKNIHILVGVTGSVAALKLPLLVSGLLEIPGLEVSVVTTERAKHFYKSCDVPVTIYSDADEWEMWKSLSDPVLHIDLRRWADMLVVAPLDANTLGKVASGICDNLLTSVIRAWDRTKPLLFCPAMNTAMWEHPVTAQHVEQLKGFGYIEIPCVAKKLACGDEGLGAMAEVCTILGKVKEILLEQDLLHQS
- the PPCDC gene encoding phosphopantothenoylcysteine decarboxylase isoform X2 encodes the protein MMSRTCGSPGPDAGAACSESVPESGTAISSLKKNIHILVGVTGSVAALKLPLLVSGLLEIPGMWKSLSDPVLHIDLRRWADMLVVAPLDANTLGKVASGICDNLLTSVIRAWDRTKPLLFCPAMNTAMWEHPVTAQHVEQLKGFGYIEIPCVAKKLACGDEGLGAMAEVCTILGKVKEILLEQDLLHQS
- the PPCDC gene encoding phosphopantothenoylcysteine decarboxylase isoform X3, whose product is MMSRTCGSPGPDAGAACSESVPESGTAISSLKKNIHILVGVTGSVAALKLPLLVSGLLEIPGTSVIRAWDRTKPLLFCPAMNTAMWEHPVTAQHVEQLKGFGYIEIPCVAKKLACGDEGLGAMAEVCTILGKVKEILLEQDLLHQS